One window from the genome of Yarrowia lipolytica chromosome 1B, complete sequence encodes:
- a CDS encoding uncharacterized protein (Compare to YALI0B15312g, similar to uniprot|P53863 Saccharomyces cerevisiae YNL227c similarity to dnaJ-like proteins P10.5.f2.1), protein MGSAASVHEKAREMNYYEILQVEKTATDADLKKAYRKQALLLHPDRNHGNVEEATAKFAVVQAAYDVLSDSQERAWYDSHGMSMGGGGSGGSGEDGVHIYTTTEDVMRWFDPLMFANVDPESSSNFWATASSIFNQLAQEEREAAMDADVDSPILPAFGNSKSSWQHETRVFYDNWINFSTVKQMAHKDMYREKDAPDRRVKRAMQGHNKKARDAAKKEYNDAVRAFVRFIRKRDPRVKLQAQQAKEASLSGGKTAAEAQAYRARMANMAKRQEEERRYKEQAWQKVVEDEENPTAVVGEDEEEGESEVEDIWECVVCDKEFKTEQMLQSHEQSRKHAKALHKLRREMRKEGLDLGLDETPEPEAEEEEDEVGPELADEEEKEEEIPSKPEKQVNAFALLAEEGDGDEEKDDDDEEENDVEGGVEGYIEEEEGKKVISESIEPSKHEEEESLEALLAKLNGSSLSDNEELDAAKGSKKVGKARAKRNKKNENTADFASTCGVCNTVFDSRTKLFDHIEKSGHAVPVAKPKKGRKNKR, encoded by the coding sequence ATGGGATCGGCCGCAAGTGTACACGAAAAGGCGAGGGAGATGAACTACTATGAGATCCTTCAGGTGGAAAAGACAGCCACTGATGCggatctcaagaaggcATATCGAAAACAGGCTCTTCTATTGCATCCTGATCGAAACCATGGTAACGTTGAGGAGGCGACCGCCAAGTTTGCTGTTGTTCAAGCAGCTTACGATGTGTTGTCTGACTCGCAAGAACGAGCATGGTACGACAGTCATGGTATGTCtatgggaggaggaggatccGGCGGATCTGGAGAGGATGGAGTTCACATTTACACAACCACTGAGGATGTCATGAGATGGTTCGATCCTCTAATGTTCGCCAATGTGGACCCTGAGTCTTCTAGTAACTTTTGGGCTACTGCCTCTTCAATCTTCAATCAGCTTGCACaggaggagcgagaggCTGCTATGGATGCTGATGTGGATTCCCCTATTCTTCCAGCATTTGGAAACAGCAAGTCTAGCTGGCAGCATGAGACTAGAGTTTTCTACGACAACTGGATCAACTTCTCCACTGTCAAGCAGATGGCCCACAAGGACATGTATCGAGAGAAGGATGCCCCTGATCGACGAGTCAAGAGAGCTATGCAGGGACACAACAAGAAGGCTCGTGATGCTGCAAAAAAGGAGTACAACGATGCCGTGCGAGCTTTTGTTCGATTCATCAGAAAGCGAGATCCACGAGTCAAGCTCCAGGCTCAacaggccaaggaggcttCTCTCAGTGGCGGTaagactgctgctgaggcACAGGCCTACCGAGCTCGAATGGCTAACATGGCCAAGCGacaggaggaagagagacGGTACAAGGAACAGGCATGGCaaaaggtggtggaggatgaggagaaCCCCACGGCTGTTGTCGgggaagacgaggaggaagggGAATCAGAGGTGGAAGATATCTGGGAGTGTGTTGTTTGTGACAAGGAGTTCAAGACCGAGCAGATGTTACAATCACATGAGCAGTCTCGAAAACATGCTAAGGCTCTGCATAAGCTGAGACGAGAGATGCGAAAGGAGGGTCTTGATCTGGGGTTGGATGAGACACCCGAGCCGgaagctgaagaagaggaagacgaggttGGGCCTGAGCTTGCAgatgaggaagagaaggaggaagaaaTTCCTTCCAAACCCGAGAAACAGGTAAATGCATTCGCCTTGTTGGCTGAGGAGGGAGATGGGGATGAGGAaaaggacgacgacgacgaagaggagaaTGATGTTGAGGGTGGTGTCGAAGGTTAcattgaagaagaggaagggAAAAAGGTCATTTCTGAGTCTATTGAGCCCAGCAAAcacgaagaagaagagtccCTTGAGGCTCTGCTTGCCAAACTTAACGGAAGCTCTCTCTCTGATAACGAGGAGTTGGATGCTGCGAAGGGTAGCAAGAAGGTAGGCAAGGCTCGAGCTAAGCGAAATAAGAAGAACGAAAACACTGCTGATTTCGCCAGCACGTGCGGTGTCTGCAATACTGTGTTCGATAGCCGCACCAAGCTCTTTGATCATATCGAAAAGAGTGGCCATGCTGTTCCAGTggccaagcccaagaaaGGTAGGAAGAATAAGAGATAG